From the genome of Corallococcus macrosporus DSM 14697:
GGACTATGGCCTGCGCGGCGCCACGCACCTCTCGAGGTTCACCGACATGACACGGCAGGCGGCGTCCTACCGCGAGCGCCGGGTGCTCCTGGCCGGCGACGCGGCCCACGTGCACTCGCCCATGGGCGGACAGGGGCTCAACCTCGGCGTGCAGGACGCCGTGAACCTGGGGTGGAAGCTGGCACAGGTCGTGCGCGGCGTCTCGCCGGAGAACCTGCTGGACACGTACCAGACCGAGCGGCACCCCGTCGCGGCCCGGGCGTTGCGGACGACCATGGCGCAGACAGCGCTGAGCCGCGGTGACGCGCGGATGGACGCCGTGCGCGAGACGCTGACGGAGCTGCTGCGGATGGACGGACCACGCAAGACGTACGCGGCGCTGCTGTCGGGGCTGGACGTCCACTACGACCTGGGACAGGGACACCCGCTGCTCGGGCGCCGCGTGCCGGACCTCGACCTGGTCACCGCCGACGGCCCCCGGCGCGTGTTCCACCTGCTGCACGACGCGCGGCCGGTGCTGCTCAACCTGGGCGAGCCCGGCGCGCTCGACATCATCCCCTGGGCGGACCGGGTTCGGAGCGTCGCTGCCCGCTACAGCGGAGCGTGGCAGCTCCCCGTGCTCGGCGCGGTCACACCGCCCGTCGCGGTGCTGATTCGGCCGGATGGACACGTCGCATGGGTCGGAGAGGGCACGGACCAGGGGCTGCATGAGGCCCTGCGCCGCTGGTTCGGGCCGCCTCGTGCGACGTAACGCGGCTCGCGTGCCGGCACGCCGCCTGCGACGCCCAGGCCTCCGGAAGCCCCTCAGGGCGTCCCCACCTGGCCATCATGCGACGGGACCTCCTGGCGGGCCCAGGCCATCGCGGCGCCACGAGGACGCCCGCGATGGCCCGTTCACCCGAACCGCTCAACCATGCGCCGCCGGCCGGGGCTCCTCATCGTGCCGCGGCGGCTCGTGGCGCTCCTCGTCCTTCTTGCCGAAGCGCTCCCCCAGCCGCGTCTTGATGCGGTCCGCCACCACGTAGAAGGCGGGCACCACCAGCAGGCTGAGCACCGTGGACACGGACAGGCCGCCGAGCACGGCGATGGACATGGGCGCGCGCGTCTCCGAGCCCGCGCCCAGCGCCAGCGCCGCCGGCACCGCGGCCATCATCGTCGCGGTGGACGTCATGAGGATGGGCCGCAGCCGCACCGGGCCCGCGCGCAGCATGGCCTGCAGCGCGTCCGCGCCCCGCTCCCGCTCTTGCAGCGCGTAGTCCACCAGGATGATGGAGTTCTTCTTCACGATGCCCATCAGCAGCAGCAGGCCAATCATGCTGAAGATGTTCAGCGTGGTGCTCGTGGCGAACAGCGCGAACGCCGCGCCCGCCACGGAGAGCGGCAGAATCGTGAGCACCGTCACCGGGTGCAGGAACGAGTTGAACTGCGCGCCCAGCA
Proteins encoded in this window:
- a CDS encoding FAD-dependent monooxygenase, which codes for MHADVETQHAVVIAGGGPTGLMLAAELALARVDVAIIERRSSQEVSGSRARGLHARSLEVLDQRGVVERFTSQGQAVQNVAFGQAPLDLSDFPTRHNHGLALLQERFERILAGWVGELAVPIYRGCEVTGFAQDDTGVDVELSDGRALRAKYLVGCDGGRSLVRKAAGIDFPGWDASISYLIAEVEMTGAPAFGIRRDEKGTYAMGKLEDGRVGVVLREERVVTGDAPTLEGLREGLVALYGTDYGLRGATHLSRFTDMTRQAASYRERRVLLAGDAAHVHSPMGGQGLNLGVQDAVNLGWKLAQVVRGVSPENLLDTYQTERHPVAARALRTTMAQTALSRGDARMDAVRETLTELLRMDGPRKTYAALLSGLDVHYDLGQGHPLLGRRVPDLDLVTADGPRRVFHLLHDARPVLLNLGEPGALDIIPWADRVRSVAARYSGAWQLPVLGAVTPPVAVLIRPDGHVAWVGEGTDQGLHEALRRWFGPPRAT